One Phoenix dactylifera cultivar Barhee BC4 chromosome 14, palm_55x_up_171113_PBpolish2nd_filt_p, whole genome shotgun sequence DNA window includes the following coding sequences:
- the LOC103706520 gene encoding stearoyl-[acyl-carrier-protein] 9-desaturase, chloroplastic-like, whose amino-acid sequence MALRVALAPGMALYFSPTKGNGRSPRVSMASTIPSSPKVESLKKPFSPPMEAHLQVTHSMPPQKIEIFKSLEDWAQNNILVLLKPVEKSWQPQDFLPDSSSEGFYDEVKELREQSREIPDDYYVCLVGDMITEEALPTYQTMLNTLDGVRDETGASLTSWAIWTRAWTAEENRHGDLLNKYLYLTGRVDMKQIEKTIQYLIGSGMDPRTENSPYLGFIYTSFQERATFISHGNTARLAKEHGDLKLAQICGIIAADEKRHETAYTKIVEKLFEIDPDDTMLAFADMMKKKITMPAHLMYDGRDDNLFEHFSAVAQRLGVYTAKDYADILDFLVRRWNVEKITGLSGEGNQAQDFVCTLASRIRRLEERAQGRAKQAPHIPFSWIYGRVVQL is encoded by the exons GGTTGAGTCTCTGAAGAAACCCTTCAGTCCTCCAATGGAAGCGCATTTGCAAGTCACTCATTCCATGCCACCTCAGAAGATTGAGATTTTCAAGTCCTTAGAGGACTGGGCACAAAATAACATCTTGGTGCTTCTGAAGCCAGTTGAGAAGAGCTGGCAACCGCAAGATTTTCTGCCTGATTCTTCATCTGAGGGTTTTTATGATGAAGTTAAGGAGCTGAGGGAGCAGTCAAGGGAGATCCCTGATGATTATTATGTTTGTTTGGTTGGAGATATGATCACTGAGGAAGCTCTTCCTACATATCAAACAATGCTTAATACGCTTGATGGTGTCCGGGATGAAACAGGCGCCAGCCTTACCTCATGGGCTATTTGGACAAGGGCATGGACTGCTGAAGAGAATAGACATGGTGACCTTCTCAACAAATATCTATACCTTACTGGAAGGGTGGACATGAAACAAATCGAGAAGACAATTCAGTATCTAATTGGTTCAGGAATG GATCCCAGGACAGAGAATAGCCCCTATCTTGGTTTCATTTATACCTCATTTCAAGAGCGGGCAACCTTCATATCTCATGGAAACACTGCTAGGCTTGCCAAAGAGCATGGGGACCTGAAACTGGCTCAGATATGTGGCATAATTGCTGCTGATGAGAAGCGCCATGAGACTGCATACACCAAGATAGTGGAGAAGCTATTTGAAATAGATCCAGATGATACCATGCTTGCATTTGCTGacatgatgaagaagaagatcacgatGCCTGCCCATTTGATGTATGATGGGCGTGATGATAACCTGTTTGAACACTTCTCTGCTGTTGCTCAGCGGTTGGGTGTCTATACTGCCAAGGACTATGCCGATATACTTGACTTTCTTGTCCGAAGGTGGAACGTCGAGAAGATAACCGGCCTTTCTGGGGAGGGGAACCAAGCTCAAGACTTTGTCTGCACTTTGGCTTCCAGGATTCGGAGGCTAGAAGAAAGAGCGCAAGGGAGAGCCAAGCAAGCACCACACATTCCCTTCAGTTGGATCTACGGTAGGGTAGTGCAGCTCTGA